One stretch of Acidobacteriota bacterium DNA includes these proteins:
- the ligD gene encoding non-homologous end-joining DNA ligase, translating to MKKDDTAELLSIGGREVPVTHPDKPYFSKQTKLSKLDLVRYYLSVAPGVLAGIRDRPLVLKRFVNGAEAEAFYQKRAPAQRPAWLRTVTLSFPSGRKAEEVVVDDAAGLAWIVNLGCIELHPHAVRSGDLEHPDELRVDLDPGPGVIWEDVRRVALEVKSLLEEMGLRGWPKTSGSRGMHVNVRIEQRWTFIEVRRAALALSRAIERRAPTLASSKWWKEERHGVFLDYNQNAKDRTTCSAYSVRPVPDARVSTPLHWREVPDCEPADFTVLTVPKRFAELGDPHRGMDAEPGSLEKLLELADEDEAAGLGDAPWPPHFRKMEGEATRVAPSRARPTAKKSTAKKPPTKMPKMTKMPLLVIANSPKKDAALAGLERWKSKHPEVARLLAVDDVLIDSMRGRSSTWTRIRVNLRNVPEGLRPPQETPDPDDDPTREWRNWLASKRSQIK from the coding sequence GTGAAGAAGGATGACACAGCCGAGCTTCTGTCGATCGGGGGACGCGAAGTCCCTGTGACCCACCCCGACAAGCCGTATTTCTCTAAGCAAACGAAGCTCTCGAAACTCGATCTCGTCCGATATTATCTGTCGGTCGCGCCGGGTGTTCTTGCTGGAATCCGAGATCGTCCGCTGGTTCTCAAGCGCTTCGTCAACGGCGCCGAAGCCGAGGCGTTTTATCAGAAACGCGCGCCCGCCCAGCGCCCCGCGTGGTTGCGAACCGTTACGCTGTCATTCCCTTCGGGCCGCAAAGCGGAGGAGGTCGTCGTCGATGACGCGGCGGGGCTCGCTTGGATCGTCAACCTGGGCTGCATCGAATTGCATCCGCACGCCGTGCGCTCCGGCGATCTCGAGCACCCGGATGAGTTGCGCGTCGATCTCGATCCAGGTCCTGGTGTCATCTGGGAGGACGTGCGCCGTGTTGCTCTCGAGGTGAAATCGCTGCTCGAGGAGATGGGGCTTCGTGGCTGGCCCAAAACAAGCGGTTCACGGGGAATGCACGTGAATGTACGGATCGAACAACGCTGGACGTTCATCGAGGTGCGCCGCGCGGCACTCGCGTTATCGCGTGCGATCGAGCGGCGCGCACCCACGCTGGCCAGCTCGAAGTGGTGGAAGGAGGAGCGTCACGGCGTGTTCCTCGACTACAACCAGAACGCTAAGGATCGCACGACTTGCTCCGCGTATTCCGTGCGTCCCGTTCCCGACGCGCGTGTGTCCACGCCGCTTCACTGGCGTGAGGTCCCCGACTGCGAACCGGCCGACTTCACCGTGCTCACGGTTCCCAAGCGCTTCGCGGAGCTCGGCGATCCGCACCGAGGCATGGACGCCGAGCCAGGTTCGCTCGAAAAGCTGCTCGAGCTCGCGGACGAAGACGAGGCGGCAGGTCTTGGCGACGCACCCTGGCCTCCACACTTTCGCAAGATGGAGGGCGAGGCAACGCGCGTCGCCCCTTCGCGCGCCCGCCCCACCGCAAAAAAATCCACCGCGAAGAAGCCGCCGACGAAGATGCCGAAGATGACGAAGATGCCGCTTCTGGTGATCGCGAACTCTCCCAAGAAGGACGCCGCGCTCGCGGGTCTGGAGAGGTGGAAGAGCAAACATCCCGAAGTGGCCAGGCTTCTCGCCGTGGACGATGTGCTGATCGACTCCATGCGAGGCAGGTCATCCACCTGGACCCGCATCCGAGTGAACCTGCGGAATGTGCCGGAAGGGTTGCGCCCACCGCAGGAAACTCCCGACCCTGATGACGATCCAACGCGTGAATGGCGCAACTGGCTCGCTTCGAAGCGGAGCCAGATCAAGTAG
- a CDS encoding ATP-dependent DNA ligase, whose amino-acid sequence MNLPVNPPLLPMLAKRVGELPVGGTWIFEPKWDGFRALVFRDGDEILIQSRDEKPLNRYFPELLEPLLSQLPRRSVLDGEIVVARNGGLDFDALQLRIHPAASRVKLLSQEIPASIVLFDLLCEGDRDLRGIAFHERRLKLESLLSYAVPPIHLTPATSELSVAADWFRRFEGAGLDGVIAKPISGTYEPNKRVMLKVKHERDCDCVVAGFRWHKNVEGTAVGSLLLGLFDHSGALQHVGVCASFTDKVRRELVEYLAPYRQDALAAHPWKHWAEHEAPNGEAGHRRPGAQSRWSQGKDLSWQPLRPELVVEVAYDHMQGSRFRHTAQFRRWRTEKKPSDCTYDQLEVVPPQELAEIFASGR is encoded by the coding sequence GTGAATCTTCCTGTGAACCCGCCCCTTTTGCCGATGCTCGCCAAGCGGGTCGGCGAATTACCCGTAGGCGGAACATGGATTTTCGAACCGAAATGGGATGGGTTCCGTGCCCTGGTCTTTCGCGACGGGGACGAGATCCTCATCCAGAGCCGCGACGAAAAACCGCTGAACCGCTACTTTCCCGAACTGCTCGAGCCGCTCCTGTCACAGTTGCCTCGTCGCTCGGTGCTCGACGGCGAGATCGTCGTCGCAAGGAATGGCGGGCTCGACTTCGATGCGTTACAACTCCGCATTCATCCCGCCGCGTCGCGGGTGAAGCTTCTTTCCCAGGAAATCCCGGCATCGATCGTCTTATTCGACCTCCTCTGCGAGGGGGACCGAGATCTGCGCGGCATCGCTTTCCACGAGCGTCGCCTGAAGCTGGAATCGCTGCTCTCATATGCAGTGCCGCCGATACACCTGACACCCGCAACCAGCGAACTAAGCGTGGCGGCGGACTGGTTTCGTCGCTTCGAGGGCGCGGGTCTCGACGGCGTCATCGCTAAGCCGATATCTGGAACCTACGAACCTAATAAACGCGTGATGCTCAAGGTCAAGCACGAGCGCGATTGCGATTGTGTCGTTGCCGGCTTTCGATGGCACAAGAACGTCGAGGGCACGGCTGTCGGCTCACTCCTGCTCGGCCTTTTCGACCACTCGGGCGCGCTGCAGCATGTCGGCGTCTGCGCGAGCTTCACGGACAAGGTGCGCCGTGAGCTTGTAGAATACCTCGCACCATATCGCCAGGACGCGCTGGCCGCTCATCCTTGGAAACATTGGGCCGAGCATGAAGCACCGAATGGTGAAGCCGGGCATCGCAGGCCAGGCGCCCAGAGCCGCTGGAGCCAGGGCAAGGACCTGTCCTGGCAGCCGCTGCGTCCCGAGCTCGTAGTCGAAGTCGCTTACGACCACATGCAGGGCAGCCGCTTCCGTCACACAGCGCAGTTTCGAAGGTGGCGCACTGAAAAGAAGCCGAGCGATTGCACCTACGATCAGCTTGAGGTTGTTCCGCCGCAGGAGCTGGCGGAGATTTTCGCAAGCGGCCGGTAG
- a CDS encoding DUF2442 domain-containing protein: protein MNGTNSAVVTLTRVLNVEVTDDTLSVDLEDGRTVSVPIGWYPRLANGTPAERANLQISSAGYGVHWPDLDEDIGVEGLLLGKHSSESATSFERWLQRRREKLPQDAA, encoded by the coding sequence ATGAATGGGACGAATTCTGCAGTGGTTACATTAACTAGAGTCTTGAATGTAGAGGTCACAGACGACACGCTGTCAGTCGATCTCGAGGACGGCCGGACTGTATCCGTTCCGATCGGGTGGTATCCGCGTCTGGCAAATGGCACGCCCGCGGAACGCGCTAATCTTCAGATCAGCAGCGCCGGCTATGGCGTACATTGGCCCGACCTCGACGAGGATATCGGCGTCGAGGGATTGTTGCTTGGCAAACATTCGTCGGAGAGCGCCACTTCATTTGAGCGCTGGTTGCAACGTCGCAGAGAGAAGCTGCCACAAGATGCGGCGTAG
- a CDS encoding DUF4160 domain-containing protein produces MPTILRAGPYRFYFYSYDCGEPRHTHADRENCSAKFWLDPDASLVTNHGYGRRELRTIERIVRENLALLRNEWDEFCSGYIN; encoded by the coding sequence ATGCCAACGATTCTGAGAGCGGGACCATATCGCTTCTATTTTTACTCGTACGACTGCGGCGAGCCGCGACATACCCATGCCGACCGAGAGAATTGCAGCGCGAAATTTTGGCTCGATCCGGACGCGTCGTTGGTCACAAATCACGGTTATGGCCGGAGAGAGTTGCGCACGATCGAGCGCATCGTACGCGAGAACCTGGCGTTATTGAGAAATGAATGGGACGAATTCTGCAGTGGTTACATTAACTAG
- a CDS encoding M20/M25/M40 family metallo-hydrolase, with protein sequence MLRGAPLLFGTFVLSVSPVTVAQNTAPNPAARWLSHIQYLASDELAGRETGSEGHRRAAQYIAAAFKRAGLKPGGTQGYFQPVKFISRKIIEEQSSLAIIRNPKSLVPATQSSNVQATQRAGVGESIGKEEPIVLGEEATFSMGIEHATLTEAPIVFVGYGLTVPENNYDDLAGLDLRGKVVLLLSGGPSEIPGPLRAHYQNSRWEALKRAGVIGVIAIQNPIGQDIPWERSKLARLRPALSLADPGLEENAGQQLAVTFNPAKAERLFVDSGHSFAEIMNFAEAGKPLPRFAIPAIVRARVKFEKQIVESQNVAGILPGADPRLRNEYVVLTAHLDHVGTGEPINGDPIYNGAMDNASGIATLLEAARRFREKKQRFRRSVVFLAVTAEEHGLRGSKYYATHPTVPATGIVANINIDMFLPLFPFRSFIVQGLEESNLAEDLQNVARSIGVEVLSDPEPERRAFVRSDQYSFIRCGVPAISLKVGFVKDSPEHEIVKRWRRERYHAPSDDLQQPIDFEAAAGFNRAYLQVVEAVANRRQRPRWNSSSFFKRFARAEKLVPAR encoded by the coding sequence ATGCTTCGAGGCGCCCCTCTCTTGTTCGGGACTTTTGTGCTTTCGGTCAGCCCGGTGACCGTCGCTCAGAACACCGCGCCCAATCCCGCCGCAAGGTGGCTAAGTCACATTCAATATCTCGCGAGCGATGAACTCGCCGGGCGTGAAACTGGCAGCGAAGGGCATCGTCGAGCCGCTCAATATATCGCTGCCGCGTTCAAACGCGCCGGTTTGAAACCGGGCGGAACGCAAGGCTACTTCCAACCAGTGAAGTTCATTTCGCGAAAGATCATCGAGGAACAGTCCAGTCTCGCGATCATCAGGAATCCAAAAAGTCTCGTCCCTGCGACACAAAGCAGCAATGTCCAGGCAACACAACGAGCCGGTGTTGGCGAATCGATTGGCAAGGAAGAACCAATCGTTCTCGGAGAAGAAGCAACGTTCAGCATGGGCATCGAGCACGCCACGCTTACCGAGGCCCCAATCGTCTTTGTCGGCTACGGGCTGACCGTTCCTGAGAACAACTATGACGATCTGGCCGGACTCGATCTGCGCGGGAAAGTGGTGCTGCTGTTGTCGGGCGGGCCATCGGAGATACCCGGGCCTCTGCGCGCGCATTATCAGAACTCGCGTTGGGAGGCATTGAAGCGAGCCGGCGTGATCGGCGTGATCGCAATTCAAAATCCCATCGGCCAGGACATTCCCTGGGAACGTTCCAAACTCGCGAGGCTTCGGCCTGCCTTGTCGCTGGCCGACCCCGGGCTCGAGGAAAACGCCGGGCAGCAACTGGCGGTGACCTTCAACCCGGCGAAGGCCGAGAGACTCTTCGTCGACTCAGGACACAGCTTTGCCGAGATCATGAACTTCGCGGAAGCGGGCAAGCCTCTGCCGCGGTTTGCGATTCCAGCGATCGTGCGGGCGAGGGTCAAATTTGAGAAGCAGATCGTCGAGTCGCAAAACGTAGCCGGCATACTGCCGGGCGCCGATCCCAGGCTGAGGAACGAATACGTTGTGCTGACTGCTCATCTCGATCACGTGGGCACTGGGGAGCCGATCAATGGCGATCCAATCTACAACGGCGCTATGGACAATGCCTCAGGCATCGCTACGTTGCTTGAAGCCGCCCGCCGTTTTCGTGAGAAGAAGCAGCGCTTTCGGCGGTCGGTGGTCTTTCTGGCCGTTACCGCGGAGGAGCACGGTTTACGCGGGTCCAAATACTATGCGACGCATCCTACGGTGCCGGCGACTGGCATCGTCGCGAACATCAATATCGACATGTTCCTGCCGCTGTTTCCGTTTCGAAGCTTTATCGTTCAGGGGCTCGAAGAGTCAAACCTGGCTGAAGACTTGCAAAACGTCGCGAGGAGCATCGGAGTCGAGGTTCTCTCAGACCCGGAACCCGAACGCCGGGCCTTTGTTCGGAGCGACCAGTACAGCTTCATTCGATGCGGCGTGCCCGCCATCTCTCTCAAAGTCGGGTTCGTCAAGGACTCACCCGAACACGAAATAGTGAAGCGTTGGCGCAGAGAGCGATACCATGCGCCCTCAGACGATCTTCAGCAGCCGATCGACTTTGAAGCCGCTGCCGGCTTCAATCGAGCGTATCTGCAGGTCGTCGAAGCGGTCGCCAACCGCAGACAGCGTCCGCGTTGGAACAGCAGCAGTTTCTTTAAGAGATTCGCGCGCGCCGAGAAGCTCGTTCCGGCGCGATAG
- a CDS encoding AbrB/MazE/SpoVT family DNA-binding domain-containing protein, with the protein MSSGSLPVEFLTTTQVGEKGQLTVPSEYRGALQLEKGAQVAVLRLGGALLLIPEHAYFRQLCDRIASVFSNLGITEVDILSTLPAARQRVFERRYPGLAKPAKKQRSKMPAGSVRTP; encoded by the coding sequence ATGTCTTCTGGATCGCTGCCAGTAGAGTTCTTGACGACGACCCAAGTAGGTGAAAAGGGCCAACTGACTGTGCCAAGCGAATACCGCGGCGCGCTGCAGTTGGAAAAGGGCGCGCAGGTAGCGGTGTTGCGTCTCGGCGGCGCGTTACTTCTCATTCCCGAACACGCTTACTTCCGCCAGCTCTGTGACCGTATCGCAAGCGTCTTTTCCAACCTCGGTATCACCGAAGTGGATATCCTATCGACATTGCCGGCAGCTCGACAGCGCGTTTTTGAACGCCGTTATCCCGGACTCGCCAAGCCTGCAAAAAAGCAGCGAAGTAAGATGCCAGCAGGTTCGGTCCGAACTCCGTAG
- a CDS encoding DUF5678 domain-containing protein — MSLMIDLPNELEQRLEAEAKRQGLSTDELARIMLEEKLKSEDQNGSPGQPRVLARNLPIKDRSREVQWLKKHRDEYAGQWIALDGEKLVASGDDLKQVVSTARRLGVPDALMMRVEPNDALPFVGF; from the coding sequence ATGAGTTTAATGATTGATCTCCCAAACGAACTCGAGCAAAGACTTGAAGCAGAAGCCAAACGCCAAGGACTCAGCACTGATGAGCTCGCGAGAATCATGTTGGAAGAGAAGCTAAAATCCGAAGACCAAAATGGCTCTCCTGGCCAGCCGCGCGTCCTGGCTAGGAATCTGCCAATCAAAGACCGCTCGCGCGAAGTTCAGTGGCTCAAAAAACACCGCGACGAATATGCCGGCCAATGGATAGCTTTGGATGGCGAAAAACTGGTTGCTAGCGGGGACGATTTGAAGCAAGTCGTTAGCACAGCGCGGCGACTCGGCGTGCCCGATGCACTAATGATGCGAGTCGAACCGAACGATGCCTTACCCTTTGTCGGTTTTTGA
- a CDS encoding NYN domain-containing protein yields the protein MLKAGRRPKEGVKHIPDIFVWHRETIVERVRVEIIRATYYSYAVGTDQQFQEWSNQIKTNAYDFVGAQGQYVGGGFLYPRLFKKLNREAKRKGVDISIAVDALTHTHHDSIDVAYLISGDGDYKPLIEEIIRSGKQVYLGALSEGLNPHLPNLVDKFFNLDTVYFE from the coding sequence ATGCTTAAAGCGGGTCGCCGGCCAAAAGAGGGTGTTAAGCATATCCCAGATATTTTTGTTTGGCATAGGGAAACAATTGTAGAGAGAGTCCGTGTAGAAATCATTCGAGCGACCTATTACAGTTACGCAGTCGGCACCGACCAGCAGTTTCAAGAATGGTCAAATCAGATCAAAACGAATGCCTACGACTTCGTTGGAGCCCAGGGACAATATGTCGGTGGTGGATTCCTCTATCCAAGATTGTTTAAGAAATTGAATCGCGAAGCAAAACGGAAGGGCGTAGATATCAGCATTGCTGTAGATGCTTTAACTCACACTCACCACGACAGTATTGATGTTGCATATCTAATATCTGGTGACGGGGACTATAAACCCCTGATTGAAGAAATCATCCGAAGTGGTAAGCAGGTTTACCTCGGTGCGTTGTCAGAGGGTCTGAATCCTCACCTTCCAAACTTAGTAGACAAGTTCTTTAATCTCGATACGGTCTATTTCGAATAG
- a CDS encoding toll/interleukin-1 receptor domain-containing protein → MSAKIKNEWDLFICHASEDKEDFVRPLAVSLSQLGVKVWYDEFALELGDSLSGAIDKGLATSNYGLVVISNNFIGKGWTDYEFRGLISRELSGEKVILPIWHHVTRNEVVAFSPTLADKLAFRSAEMNAEEIVIGVLKVVRRDIYDEHPRAELERIATGEALRDLQEELEHVKSQIDSCPVCGAELIEKTMRPVASYGEYGECEVEGDFVSYACGYAELEGNTEHPCARDPELPTLADYNLVTEYQEQHSQWMCYARPKTEKAELVRLRAQPGKTEEQARQRVIDASESYLRKR, encoded by the coding sequence ATGAGCGCCAAAATTAAGAATGAATGGGATTTGTTCATATGCCACGCCTCGGAAGACAAAGAGGACTTCGTGCGCCCTCTAGCAGTCTCATTAAGTCAACTGGGGGTCAAGGTCTGGTATGACGAATTCGCCCTGGAATTGGGCGACAGTTTGTCCGGTGCTATCGATAAAGGCTTAGCGACTTCCAATTATGGCTTGGTTGTAATTAGCAACAACTTCATCGGAAAGGGCTGGACGGATTACGAATTCAGAGGGTTGATAAGCCGGGAACTCAGCGGTGAAAAAGTAATCCTCCCAATCTGGCATCATGTCACTCGTAATGAAGTCGTGGCGTTCAGCCCCACGCTGGCAGACAAGTTAGCCTTCAGAAGTGCAGAAATGAATGCTGAGGAAATAGTTATTGGGGTATTAAAGGTTGTTAGACGGGACATCTATGACGAACATCCTCGTGCGGAGTTAGAAAGAATAGCAACCGGAGAGGCGCTCCGCGACTTACAGGAAGAACTCGAACATGTTAAGTCCCAAATAGACAGTTGTCCTGTGTGTGGTGCTGAACTAATTGAAAAAACTATGAGACCAGTAGCTTCATATGGAGAATATGGAGAATGTGAAGTTGAGGGAGATTTTGTATCCTATGCCTGTGGTTATGCAGAACTCGAAGGCAATACCGAACATCCCTGCGCAAGAGATCCTGAATTACCGACGCTTGCTGACTACAACCTTGTAACCGAGTACCAAGAACAACACTCGCAATGGATGTGCTATGCAAGACCGAAAACAGAAAAGGCAGAGTTGGTTCGACTAAGGGCACAGCCAGGAAAAACGGAAGAGCAAGCACGACAGCGGGTGATTGATGCGTCCGAGTCCTATTTAAGAAAACGTTGA
- a CDS encoding helix-turn-helix transcriptional regulator has protein sequence MAIAVKLDDLLHDRRMTLTELADRIGMALANLSILKTGKARAIRFSTLDAICEALSCQPGDILRFEPEQAERERPAAASKRSASR, from the coding sequence ATGGCGATCGCCGTCAAGCTCGACGACCTACTCCACGATCGGCGGATGACGCTGACCGAGCTCGCGGATCGGATCGGAATGGCGCTGGCCAACCTCTCGATCCTCAAGACCGGCAAGGCGCGCGCGATCCGCTTCTCGACGCTCGATGCGATCTGCGAGGCGCTCTCGTGCCAGCCTGGCGACATTCTCCGGTTTGAGCCGGAGCAAGCAGAGCGCGAGCGACCGGCAGCGGCGAGCAAACGGAGCGCAAGCCGATGA
- a CDS encoding DUF2975 domain-containing protein: MSNPKSSSAALPIAHVVLRILIVLNWLSGAAILALLVVMPNEQWIMAAFKLSPSPEAERLVMGLRAIAVLGLVAIPLNYVVLKRLRAIVETVRAGDPFVAANASRLQAIAWVLLAVNLLSIVIGAIAKTVSTPAYPLHIDAGFSISGWLAVLLTFLLARVFAEGTLMREDLEGTV, from the coding sequence ATGTCAAACCCAAAGTCGTCATCCGCCGCGCTGCCGATCGCGCACGTCGTGCTGCGGATCCTCATCGTCCTGAACTGGCTGTCCGGCGCCGCGATTCTCGCCCTGCTGGTTGTTATGCCGAACGAGCAATGGATCATGGCCGCTTTCAAACTCTCTCCTTCGCCTGAGGCAGAGCGGCTGGTCATGGGCCTGCGCGCAATCGCAGTGCTCGGCCTCGTTGCGATCCCGCTGAACTACGTCGTCTTAAAACGGCTGCGCGCGATCGTTGAGACGGTTCGCGCGGGCGACCCGTTCGTCGCCGCCAACGCGTCCCGGTTGCAGGCGATCGCCTGGGTGCTGCTCGCGGTGAACCTTCTCAGCATTGTGATCGGCGCTATCGCCAAGACCGTTTCGACTCCGGCGTATCCGCTTCACATAGACGCCGGCTTTTCAATCAGCGGCTGGCTCGCCGTACTCCTCACGTTCCTGCTGGCCCGCGTGTTCGCGGAAGGCACGCTCATGCGCGAAGACCTCGAAGGGACGGTGTGA
- a CDS encoding DUF6223 family protein produces the protein MKRTFAFILAALAAAALFGGLVYAVLVAAHVSEPAATTVYGLTPRRLWATTAAVLALVGVVIGGLALARSAGRIGTGNGRMGAILALVAGLIAVVNGGLNLASAEGGPGTGNGVVGGAVALVLGLIAMALGGLVLARSRRTG, from the coding sequence ATGAAACGAACCTTCGCTTTTATTCTCGCCGCCCTGGCTGCAGCCGCCCTGTTCGGGGGGCTTGTGTATGCCGTGCTGGTGGCCGCGCATGTTTCGGAGCCAGCCGCCACCACGGTTTACGGCCTGACCCCCCGGCGACTCTGGGCCACTACGGCCGCTGTGCTGGCGCTGGTCGGCGTGGTCATCGGTGGGCTGGCTCTGGCCCGCTCCGCCGGTCGTATCGGCACCGGTAACGGGAGAATGGGGGCTATCCTGGCCCTCGTGGCGGGGCTGATCGCCGTGGTCAACGGCGGGCTGAATTTGGCCAGCGCCGAAGGTGGTCCCGGCACCGGCAACGGAGTAGTCGGTGGCGCTGTGGCCCTGGTGCTGGGGCTGATCGCCATGGCCCTCGGTGGGCTGGTTCTGGCCCGATCCCGCCGCACCGGCTGA
- a CDS encoding helix-turn-helix domain-containing protein, producing MPPLDTCVERLWLLSDAPAHSKERIAPSGTIDLVINLHENELRIYDAAKPERCKRFSGAVVSGTHSGPFVIDPRERVSVIGVRFRPGGAFPFLGTPASELADAHVDLEALWGISAIELRERLCVAKTPAERFNLLEKALVAHLFRPLERHCAVRFALDTFGRADSGLAIRDVARDAGLSQRRFIQLFAREVGMSPKLFCRVRRFRHALETVRQTALPNWAQVAADCDYYDQSHLIHDFRLFSNLSPTEYVRQRSDCVMQNHATLVG from the coding sequence ATGCCCCCGCTCGACACTTGCGTCGAGCGTCTTTGGCTGCTGAGTGATGCACCGGCGCATTCCAAGGAGCGGATTGCCCCGAGCGGTACGATTGATCTGGTGATCAATCTTCACGAGAACGAACTTCGCATTTACGATGCCGCGAAACCGGAGCGATGCAAACGCTTTTCAGGAGCTGTCGTTTCCGGGACTCATAGCGGACCTTTCGTGATAGATCCGCGGGAACGCGTTTCCGTCATTGGCGTGCGTTTCAGACCAGGCGGCGCGTTTCCGTTTCTTGGAACGCCAGCAAGCGAACTGGCCGATGCACATGTTGACCTGGAGGCGCTTTGGGGGATTTCGGCCATAGAGCTTCGCGAGCGGCTGTGCGTAGCCAAAACGCCGGCAGAGCGGTTTAACCTGTTGGAGAAAGCGCTCGTGGCGCATCTGTTCCGGCCGTTGGAGCGTCATTGCGCCGTGCGATTCGCGCTCGACACTTTCGGTCGAGCCGACTCTGGCTTGGCTATTCGCGATGTCGCGCGGGATGCTGGCCTCAGTCAACGCCGCTTCATTCAGTTGTTCGCGCGCGAGGTCGGCATGTCGCCCAAGCTGTTTTGTCGTGTCCGGCGTTTTCGGCATGCGCTCGAAACAGTGCGACAGACCGCTTTGCCGAATTGGGCGCAGGTGGCGGCGGATTGTGACTATTACGACCAATCGCACCTGATTCACGACTTTCGACTCTTCTCGAACCTGAGCCCTACGGAATATGTTCGTCAACGGAGTGATTGCGTGATGCAAAATCACGCGACGCTGGTCGGGTAG
- a CDS encoding serine hydrolase, giving the protein MGNTVKLFAKVALLLAAINLATGETRSFAQTKARRIDGLMTLSHKYEQFNGVILVAERGQVLYERAFGQANLEWGIPNTLDTKFEIASMTKPMTALIIMQLVEEGKIPLDGKVSDYVPYYPRETGTRITVDQLLNHTSGIQQDIAFSDNSNDIPPIVTKINADLLSNDELVKLIAARPLRFEPGTDYGYSSDGYAVLGAIIQHVTGKSYWQVLGERILQPAAMTETVPALLVPLVPKRASGYRQNFAGIDNAMHIGATPAGGLYSTARDLHRWERALYGNALASQRSKTLLFGLRKVITAYGWKTAEEEWSGKKRKVLRTTGGLPGFANLLLRVPEQERVIILLSNMRGNVYRLDDIAAAINRILDGAPYEMPKRSIAETLAPIIRETGVAAALTQFRQMRARSAEYSLSKSEMNSLGYYFLNTRKDVGAAVAVFRLNVEAFPDYANAYDSLGEAYMVKGDKELAIRNYQRSLDLNPQNTNAVEMLKKLRAN; this is encoded by the coding sequence ATGGGGAATACCGTCAAACTGTTTGCAAAAGTAGCACTATTGCTTGCTGCAATAAATCTCGCGACTGGTGAAACCCGCAGCTTCGCGCAGACCAAAGCAAGGAGAATAGACGGACTGATGACGCTCTCTCACAAATATGAGCAGTTTAACGGCGTCATTCTCGTTGCCGAGCGCGGCCAGGTTTTATACGAACGAGCGTTCGGTCAAGCGAATCTTGAATGGGGCATCCCGAACACCTTAGACACGAAGTTTGAAATTGCCTCAATGACAAAGCCGATGACGGCTCTCATCATCATGCAGCTCGTCGAAGAAGGAAAAATTCCGCTCGACGGAAAAGTGTCCGACTATGTTCCCTATTATCCGCGCGAAACCGGAACTAGAATTACTGTTGACCAGCTTCTCAATCACACGTCCGGGATTCAGCAGGACATTGCCTTTTCGGATAATTCAAACGACATTCCACCAATCGTGACGAAGATTAACGCCGACCTGCTCTCCAACGACGAGCTGGTGAAACTGATTGCCGCGCGCCCGCTTCGCTTCGAGCCGGGTACTGATTATGGTTATAGCAGCGACGGGTACGCTGTCCTCGGCGCGATTATCCAACACGTCACCGGCAAGTCCTATTGGCAAGTGCTAGGGGAGCGTATCCTACAACCCGCCGCTATGACGGAAACCGTTCCCGCGCTTCTGGTGCCGCTCGTGCCAAAGCGAGCATCCGGTTATCGGCAGAACTTCGCCGGTATTGATAACGCAATGCACATCGGCGCAACGCCTGCCGGCGGTCTCTACTCAACCGCGCGCGACTTGCACCGGTGGGAGCGTGCGCTCTATGGCAATGCGCTCGCCAGCCAGCGTTCAAAAACCCTTTTGTTCGGCTTGCGAAAAGTGATTACGGCATATGGTTGGAAGACCGCCGAAGAGGAATGGTCGGGTAAGAAGCGCAAAGTTTTACGCACGACGGGCGGTCTTCCCGGCTTCGCCAATCTACTGCTGCGAGTGCCGGAGCAGGAGCGCGTGATTATCTTATTGTCGAATATGCGCGGCAATGTGTACCGTCTCGACGATATCGCGGCGGCAATCAACCGTATCCTGGACGGCGCACCATACGAGATGCCGAAACGCTCAATCGCCGAAACTCTTGCCCCCATCATACGGGAAACAGGCGTAGCGGCGGCGCTCACACAATTCCGGCAGATGCGTGCGCGTTCCGCCGAATACTCGCTGAGCAAATCCGAGATGAACAGTTTAGGATATTATTTTCTCAACACGCGGAAGGATGTGGGCGCGGCAGTGGCTGTGTTTCGGCTCAACGTAGAGGCATTCCCAGACTATGCGAACGCATACGACAGTTTGGGCGAAGCGTATATGGTGAAGGGTGACAAGGAGCTTGCCATCAGGAACTATCAGCGTTCCCTTGATTTGAACCCACAGAACACAAATGCCGTCGAGATGCTTAAGAAACTTCGGGCGAATTGA